From Burkholderia cenocepacia, the proteins below share one genomic window:
- a CDS encoding LysR family transcriptional regulator: protein MDLLALADFNLVARHGSFGEAARVADRPKATLSRRVAELENSLSLRLFERGSRGVKLTQEGRALYERTGALLAELADSASAIAAGSERPRGRLRISAPMLFSQFAMGRLVATFALRYPDVRLEVTTEDRPVDMIDEGYDLVIRVNPDPDESLIGRVILRDRLVVVAKPGLARPGGDAPTPAPAVVRGANDTRTGWEVTGPDGTARIPVEPVARLSSLSMVRDTVRLGLGAACLPISLVSRDLAAGTLVSWGDVPASDIALWALYPSRRLLNARVSAFLDHLKDAFPSGEPEELAAYIEPGQ, encoded by the coding sequence ATGGACCTGCTCGCTCTCGCCGATTTCAACCTCGTCGCCCGCCACGGCAGCTTCGGGGAGGCCGCGCGGGTCGCGGATCGCCCGAAGGCGACGCTGTCGCGCCGCGTCGCGGAACTGGAGAACAGTCTGTCGCTGCGCCTGTTCGAGCGCGGCTCGCGCGGCGTGAAGCTCACGCAGGAAGGGCGCGCGCTCTACGAGCGGACGGGCGCTCTGCTCGCGGAGCTGGCCGACAGCGCGTCGGCGATTGCAGCGGGGAGCGAGCGGCCGCGCGGCCGGCTGCGCATCAGCGCACCGATGCTGTTTTCCCAGTTCGCGATGGGGCGGCTGGTGGCGACGTTCGCGCTGCGATACCCGGACGTCCGGCTGGAGGTGACGACGGAAGACCGGCCCGTCGACATGATCGACGAAGGGTACGACCTCGTGATCCGCGTGAACCCGGACCCCGACGAGAGCCTGATCGGGCGCGTGATCCTGCGCGACCGGCTGGTCGTCGTCGCGAAGCCCGGGCTGGCGCGGCCCGGCGGCGACGCGCCCACACCGGCGCCGGCCGTGGTGCGCGGCGCGAACGACACCCGCACCGGATGGGAGGTCACGGGGCCGGACGGGACGGCGCGCATCCCGGTCGAACCGGTGGCGCGGCTGTCGTCGCTGAGCATGGTGCGCGATACGGTCCGCCTCGGCCTGGGCGCCGCATGTCTGCCGATCTCGCTCGTGAGCCGCGATCTGGCCGCCGGCACGCTCGTCAGTTGGGGCGACGTACCGGCGTCCGATATCGCGCTGTGGGCGCTGTATCCATCCAGGCGATTATTGAACGCACGCGTGTCCGCGTTTCTCGATCACCTGAAGGACGCGTTTCCGTCAGGTGAGCCGGAAGAACTGGCCGCGTATATCGAACCCGGGCAGTGA